One window of Mesorhizobium sp. PAMC28654 genomic DNA carries:
- a CDS encoding EAL domain-containing protein, with translation MSRSIGLAHIIRQMDGTSTGVWGIYTLQSAFQPIFAFKEGKLSLAAFEGLIRPFRDGEPQSPMSFFSTCPAADRLHIEALTRTLHLLNAGACLPREASIFINFDPSVFTERTIADNALREMRLVLHEAGIDPRRVVCEVTEQRSASQETLFSFVAALRGNGFRIAVDDYGADDSDINRIKELKPDIVKFDALWITQLMESGAGFALLTAMVKSFEDQGIRTVFEGIEESWQLELAEKSGASMVQGFVLARPELAPTSFRVFEKERPAPAIPSDAGREPLTSAPSTRRAKAFGRRVVR, from the coding sequence GGCTTGCCCACATCATTCGCCAAATGGACGGCACCTCGACCGGTGTCTGGGGCATCTACACGCTGCAAAGCGCCTTCCAGCCGATCTTCGCCTTCAAGGAGGGCAAGCTTTCGCTTGCGGCGTTCGAAGGGCTGATCCGGCCATTCCGTGACGGCGAGCCGCAGTCGCCGATGAGTTTCTTCTCGACCTGCCCGGCGGCCGATCGTTTGCATATCGAGGCGCTGACGCGAACGCTGCATCTTCTGAATGCCGGAGCCTGTCTGCCACGGGAAGCATCGATCTTCATCAATTTCGATCCGTCGGTGTTCACCGAACGCACGATCGCCGACAACGCGCTGCGGGAGATGCGGCTGGTGCTGCACGAGGCTGGAATCGATCCGCGCCGCGTCGTCTGCGAGGTGACCGAGCAGAGATCGGCGTCGCAGGAAACGCTGTTCAGTTTCGTCGCGGCGCTCCGGGGCAACGGCTTTCGCATCGCGGTCGACGATTACGGCGCCGATGATTCCGACATCAACCGCATCAAGGAACTGAAGCCCGACATCGTCAAGTTCGACGCCTTGTGGATCACGCAGCTGATGGAATCGGGCGCCGGTTTCGCGCTGCTGACGGCGATGGTGAAAAGCTTCGAGGACCAGGGCATCCGCACCGTCTTCGAAGGCATCGAGGAAAGCTGGCAACTCGAACTGGCCGAGAAATCGGGCGCCTCGATGGTGCAGGGCTTCGTGCTGGCCCGGCCGGAACTGGCGCCAACCAGTTTCCGCGTCTTCGAAAAGGAAAGGCCTGCGCCCGCGATACCGTCCGACGCTGGCAGGGAGCCTTTGACTTCGGCCCCTTCGACGCGACGTGCGAAGGCCTTTGGGCGAAGGGTCGTGCGATGA
- a CDS encoding EAL domain-containing protein, giving the protein MMSGFDRRRNVADEIFADEVGIEYGIYGEFRLRSVYQPIFAPRGAALTAVAVEALVEPHLAGRPSSAQAFFDQIPAEDRLFVEAMCRALHLRNYSNIGVEGLDLFFNFNPLVNDHPGRALAEIRLMGRHLADFGLHAGMLVCEVTEQAADDALLLLLVREMRRDGMRIAIDDFGAGHSTEERVSLLSPDIIKIDGAWFSELCRHAAAEKFFRPLVSTLHERGAKVLVEGIEQAVHLRVALEGGVDLLQGFLLARPKLAGTIFNENPLAIDALLEPESKVVQLHQRR; this is encoded by the coding sequence ATGATGTCCGGGTTCGACAGGCGACGCAACGTCGCCGATGAGATCTTTGCCGACGAGGTCGGCATTGAATACGGGATCTACGGAGAGTTCCGGCTGCGAAGCGTCTACCAGCCGATCTTCGCGCCGCGCGGCGCGGCCCTGACGGCCGTCGCGGTCGAGGCCCTGGTCGAGCCGCATCTGGCAGGCCGACCGAGCTCGGCCCAGGCCTTCTTCGATCAGATTCCGGCGGAGGATCGCCTGTTTGTCGAGGCCATGTGCCGGGCCCTCCACCTGCGAAACTACAGCAACATCGGTGTCGAAGGGCTCGACTTGTTCTTCAACTTCAACCCCTTGGTCAACGACCATCCCGGGCGGGCCCTGGCCGAGATCAGGCTGATGGGCAGGCACCTCGCCGATTTCGGGCTGCATGCGGGCATGCTGGTCTGCGAGGTCACCGAACAGGCGGCCGATGACGCGCTGCTGTTGCTGCTGGTGCGGGAGATGCGGCGCGACGGCATGCGCATCGCCATCGACGATTTCGGTGCCGGCCATTCGACGGAAGAGCGGGTGAGCCTTCTCAGCCCCGACATCATCAAGATCGATGGTGCGTGGTTTTCCGAACTCTGTCGCCATGCGGCGGCAGAAAAATTCTTCCGGCCGCTGGTTTCAACGCTGCATGAGCGCGGCGCCAAGGTTCTGGTCGAGGGCATCGAGCAGGCCGTGCATCTGCGCGTCGCGCTGGAGGGCGGCGTCGACCTTCTGCAGGGGTTCCTTCTTGCCCGGCCGAAGTTGGCCGGCACGATTTTCAACGAGAATCCCCTGGCCATCGATGCGCTGCTCGAACCCGAGAGCAAGGTGGTCCAGCTGCATCAGCGCCGCTGA
- a CDS encoding glutathione S-transferase family protein: MILYSMIDSGNCYKPRLLMAKLGLSFTTIEVSSHTGETRKADYVAKNPNAMVPLLELDDGRRLAESNAILLYLAEGTRFLPADKYERGLAYQWLFFEQYSHEPYIAVRKALLTFPERAGDATPERLAATLERGNKALGVMNKHLENNAFFAGGAFSVADIALYAYTHTAEQGGFQLDAYPAVAAWLKRVEADPGHVPMEWVG, from the coding sequence ATGATACTCTACAGCATGATCGACAGCGGCAATTGCTACAAGCCGCGCCTGCTGATGGCCAAGCTCGGGCTGAGCTTCACCACCATCGAGGTCAGCTCGCACACCGGCGAGACGCGAAAAGCCGATTATGTCGCCAAGAATCCCAACGCCATGGTGCCGCTGCTCGAACTCGACGACGGCCGGCGGTTGGCCGAATCCAACGCCATCCTGCTCTATCTCGCGGAGGGCACGCGCTTCCTGCCGGCGGACAAATATGAGCGCGGGCTGGCCTATCAATGGCTGTTCTTCGAACAATACAGCCATGAGCCCTATATTGCCGTGCGCAAGGCGCTGCTGACCTTTCCCGAACGGGCGGGGGATGCGACGCCGGAGCGGCTGGCGGCCACGCTGGAGCGCGGCAACAAGGCGCTCGGCGTGATGAACAAACATCTGGAAAACAACGCCTTTTTCGCCGGCGGTGCCTTCAGCGTCGCCGACATCGCGCTCTATGCCTATACGCATACGGCGGAGCAAGGCGGCTTTCAGCTCGACGCCTACCCGGCGGTCGCCGCGTGGCTGAAGAGGGTGGAGGCGGATCCGGGGCATGTGCCGATGGAGTGGGTGGGGTAG